Proteins encoded in a region of the Mucispirillum schaedleri ASF457 genome:
- a CDS encoding ATP-binding protein, translating into MRFVRRSIVEYIRKLGNIDKPVIITGMRGAGKLSAACSYYDNIPCVPLSNIKEMLLANNSTSQFFSRHKPPLIINDIQYSLNLLQHITEIENKKIIFIANQQLDFTNEYKEYMQNKCIYLELMGLSIYEMANMGHIQKPFVPSKRPPCIISKKSIHHTYKLIWRGFFPDYEETDDFDIWDNFYSSKIENILQKDINDKISVTNKAVFLNFLTIMAFYTGKELNITEIAEKVNAVPNTIKSWVYILEQAGIVYLLKPYYTENTKRYIKAPKIYMTDTGLAAWLLSINSAEELEKSNLSSSFFETFVIMEILKSYRHNGRKALFYHYRDNSKVSIDLLIEDEEYFYPVNIKNISEPENKYISSFKKAVLHKQLGYGAVICLTDMYKELNSEAVALSIWEI; encoded by the coding sequence TTGAGATTTGTAAGGCGAAGTATAGTTGAATATATTAGAAAACTTGGAAATATAGATAAACCTGTAATTATAACAGGTATGCGTGGAGCAGGTAAACTTTCTGCTGCCTGCTCATATTACGATAATATTCCATGTGTTCCTTTAAGCAATATTAAAGAAATGCTGCTTGCAAATAATTCCACCAGTCAATTTTTCAGCAGACATAAACCGCCTTTAATAATCAATGATATTCAGTATTCATTAAATCTGCTCCAGCATATTACAGAAATTGAAAATAAAAAAATAATCTTTATTGCAAATCAGCAGCTAGACTTCACGAATGAGTATAAAGAATATATGCAGAATAAATGTATATATTTAGAATTAATGGGGCTTTCTATTTATGAAATGGCAAATATGGGGCATATACAGAAACCGTTTGTGCCGTCAAAGCGTCCACCATGTATTATAAGCAAAAAAAGTATTCACCATACTTATAAACTGATATGGCGTGGATTTTTCCCAGACTATGAAGAAACAGATGATTTTGATATATGGGATAATTTTTACAGCAGTAAAATAGAAAATATATTACAGAAAGATATAAATGATAAAATAAGTGTAACTAATAAAGCAGTTTTTCTAAATTTTTTAACAATCATGGCTTTCTACACAGGAAAGGAATTAAATATTACAGAGATAGCAGAGAAAGTGAATGCTGTGCCAAATACAATAAAAAGCTGGGTGTATATATTAGAGCAGGCAGGTATTGTTTATTTATTAAAGCCATATTATACAGAAAATACAAAGCGGTATATAAAAGCACCAAAAATATATATGACTGACACAGGGCTTGCAGCATGGCTTTTGTCAATAAACAGTGCAGAAGAACTTGAAAAAAGTAATCTAAGCAGCAGTTTTTTTGAAACTTTTGTTATTATGGAGATTTTAAAAAGTTACAGACATAACGGCAGAAAAGCATTGTTTTACCATTACAGAGATAACTCAAAAGTATCTATTGACTTATTAATAGAAGATGAAGAATATTTTTATCCAGTAAATATTAAAAATATATCTGAGCCTGAAAATAAATATATTTCATCATTTAAAAAAGCAGTGCTTCATAAACAGCTTGGATATGGTGCTGTAATATGTTTAACTGATATGTATAAAGAGTTAAATAGTGAAGCTGTGGCATTATCAATATGGGAGATATAG
- the glpT gene encoding glycerol-3-phosphate transporter, with protein MINIFKPAPHIERVPEEQVDLLYKRLRVQIFVGIFIGYAAYYFVRKNFGLAMPYLIEEYGYTKGELGIALSGVSIAYGFSKFIMGSFSDRANPRVFLPVGLILAASMMLIMGRFEWATSSVTIMFVLLFLCGWFQGMGWPPCGRTMVHWWSHKERGTIVSLWNVAHNVGGGLPPIFFLWGMAWFHDWRAAFYMPSLAAITVAVLAFFLMRDTPQSCGLPSIEEYKNDYPPDYNKDTSEKELTAKEIFMQYVFPNKLLWFIAIANVFVYLIRYGILDWSPTYLREVKGFEMQMSSIGYFLYEYAGIPGTLLCGWMSDKVFKGSRSITGLFFMILVTIAVTIFWLNPAGNPTVDMACMIAIGFLIYGPVMLIGLYALELAPKKAAGTAAGFTGLFGYLGGSVAASAIVGYTVDFFGWNGGFIVMIGGCILAIILLFMTKLNENKQKAINAKMS; from the coding sequence ATGATAAATATTTTTAAACCTGCTCCTCACATTGAGAGAGTGCCTGAAGAACAGGTAGACCTTCTTTATAAGCGTCTGCGTGTTCAAATTTTTGTGGGTATATTTATAGGCTATGCAGCATATTATTTTGTCCGCAAAAATTTTGGTTTGGCAATGCCTTACCTTATTGAAGAATATGGATATACAAAAGGCGAGCTTGGTATTGCTCTTTCTGGTGTATCTATAGCCTACGGTTTTTCAAAATTCATTATGGGTTCATTCTCTGACAGGGCAAATCCACGGGTATTTTTACCAGTCGGCTTAATTCTGGCAGCTTCTATGATGCTTATTATGGGTAGATTTGAATGGGCGACTTCTTCTGTTACTATAATGTTTGTCCTTCTCTTTCTTTGTGGATGGTTTCAAGGTATGGGCTGGCCTCCATGTGGGAGAACAATGGTTCACTGGTGGTCTCATAAAGAGCGTGGAACTATAGTTTCCTTATGGAATGTTGCTCATAATGTTGGAGGGGGGCTTCCACCAATATTCTTTTTATGGGGTATGGCTTGGTTTCATGACTGGCGTGCTGCTTTTTATATGCCTTCTCTTGCAGCTATTACTGTTGCTGTATTAGCTTTCTTTTTAATGAGAGATACTCCACAGTCATGTGGTTTACCATCTATTGAAGAATATAAAAACGATTATCCACCTGATTATAATAAAGACACATCAGAAAAAGAATTAACTGCAAAAGAAATATTTATGCAGTATGTATTCCCTAATAAATTATTATGGTTTATAGCTATCGCTAATGTATTTGTTTATCTCATTCGTTATGGCATATTAGACTGGTCGCCTACATATTTAAGAGAAGTAAAAGGCTTTGAAATGCAGATGAGCTCAATAGGTTATTTTTTATATGAATATGCAGGTATTCCCGGCACTCTTCTTTGTGGCTGGATGAGTGATAAAGTTTTTAAAGGCTCAAGAAGTATTACAGGTCTTTTCTTTATGATACTTGTAACAATAGCTGTTACAATATTCTGGTTAAACCCAGCTGGCAATCCAACAGTTGATATGGCATGTATGATAGCTATTGGTTTCTTAATATATGGTCCTGTTATGCTGATAGGGTTATATGCATTAGAGCTTGCTCCTAAAAAAGCAGCAGGAACAGCGGCAGGCTTTACTGGACTTTTTGGTTATCTTGGCGGTTCAGTTGCAGCAAGTGCTATAGTTGGCTATACTGTAGACTTTTTTGGCTGGAATGGTGGTTTTATAGTTATGATTGGCGGCTGTATTTTAGCAATTATTCTTCTTTTCATGACAAAACTCAATGAAAACAAACAAAAAGCCATAAATGCAAAAATGAGTTAG